A genomic segment from Glycine soja cultivar W05 chromosome 18, ASM419377v2, whole genome shotgun sequence encodes:
- the LOC114395719 gene encoding F-box/kelch-repeat protein At1g23390-like, which produces MATCIDEREDKAPMHGDILEAIFSHVPLIHLVSASHVSHEWKRAISTSLRYVNPAKPWLTVHIQSPRAPHVTATFAFDPRSREWFEIHAPSPNHITALRASHSTLLYMLSPREFTFSLDPLRLTWHHARPPRVWRTDPIVARVGSHIILAGGACDFEDEPLAVEAYDPESLAWLRCEPMPEILKGSTASTWLAVAVSGDKMHVTEKKSGVTYSFDCGTMTWQGPYNLRPSENVFYCVTGTIRGRLMVAGLVGDAENVKEVKLWEVKGELGLGLRYWCEEIGAIPKEMVVRLVMGEGDCCCCCWGVVGSIEVHWVGDYVYFQNRMEMEMVVCEVVNGRCEWWSVRNVAGNDVSRMGRMVFCGGHVGLEDLKRAIKDNCTFVEKK; this is translated from the coding sequence ATGGCAACATGCATAGACGAAAGAGAAGATAAAGCTCCCATGCACGGGGATATCTTAGAGGCCATATTCTCGCACGTGCCACTCATCCACCTCGTGTCAGCTTCCCACGTGTCGCATGAATGGAAGCGTGCGATCTCCACCTCCCTCCGCTACGTCAACCCCGCCAAGCCCTGGCTCACCGTGCACATCCAGAGCCCCCGTGCCCCACACGTGACCGCCACCTTCGCCTTTGACCCACGCTCCCGAGAATGGTTTGAAATCCACGCGCCGAGTCCCAACCACATCACCGCCCTTCGCGCGTCGCACTCCACGCTCCTCTACATGCTCTCTCCCCGCGAATTCACCTTCTCCCTCGACCCCCTCAGACTCACCTGGCACCACGCGCGCCCCCCACGTGTGTGGCGCACCGACCCCATCGTCGCGCGCGTGGGAAGCCACATCATCCTCGCCGGCGGCGCGTGTGACTTCGAGGACGAACCTCTAGCGGTGGAAGCGTACGACCCGGAGTCACTCGCGTGGCTCCGTTGCGAGCCCATGCCGGAGATTCTCAAAGGCTCAACCGCCTCCACGTGGCTCGCCGTCGCCGTCTCCGGAGACAAGATGCACGTGACGGAGAAAAAATCCGGCGTGACGTACTCGTTCGACTGCGGCACAATGACGTGGCAGGGACCGTACAATTTACGTCCGAGTGAGAACGTTTTCTACTGCGTAACGGGAACGATACGCGGTCGTTTAATGGTGGCGGGATTAGTTGGGGACGCGGAGAACGTGAAGGAGGTGAAGTTGTGGGAAGTGAAAGGGgaattagggttagggttaaggTATTGGTGTGAGGAAATAGGAGCGATTCCGAAGGAGATGGTGGTGAGGTTAGTAATGGGTGAAGgggattgttgttgttgttgttggggtgTGGTGGGGTCCATTGAGGTGCATTGGGTTGGGGATTATGTGTATTTTCAGAACCGGATGGAAATGGAGATGGTGGTGTGTGAGGTTGTGAATGGAAGGTGTGAGTGGTGGAGCGTGAGGAATGTGGCGGGGAATGACGTGAGTCGCATGGGGAGAATGGTGTTCTGTGGTGGACATGTGGGGCTTGAGGATTTGAAGAGGGCGATTAAGGATAATTGTACGTTTGTGGAGAAAAAGTAA